From a single Parambassis ranga chromosome 2, fParRan2.1, whole genome shotgun sequence genomic region:
- the LOC114432685 gene encoding CD59 glycoprotein-like encodes MLQKAVFPEAGSSSSHSQIILHELRHAQTVLSVTMRSSVLLCLAVSFAMFGFGVSLQCYSCPDGTSSNCEVKVECNQGDDTCLKITSGENTYTRCVRYTDCDSGTLSTITGFPKFTFKCCQSKLCNGEKKSLLSRIKEYFS; translated from the exons ATGTTACAAAAAGCTGTGTTTCCAGAAGCCGGATCATCTTCTTCACATTCCCAG ATTATTCTTCACGAGCTGCGACACGCACAGACAGTCCTTTCAGTCACGATGAGAagctctgtgctgctttgcCTGGCTGTCAGCTTTGCCATGTTTGGATTTg GCGTCTCGCTGCAGTGTTACTCCTGTCCAGACGGGACCTCCAGCAACTGTGAGGTCAAAGTGGAGTGTAACCAAGGTGACGATACCTGCCTCAAAATCACCAGTGGAG AAAACACCTACACTCGGTGTGTGAGATACACAGACTGTGACTCTGGGACTCTCAGCACCATAACTGGGTTCCCAAAGTTCACCTTCAAATGCTGTCAGTCCAAACTCTGCAACGGTGAAAAGAAAAGTTTACTGAGCAGAATAAAAGAATATTTCAGTTAA